The segment ggtagcgtgccctgaaagggagggcacgagttccaaggcaccataaatggaaaagtggtcatcatgggctgctgcgcgaagtgacggggggggggggttgaaaacgcgccccccccccccgcctggTCTTGGTCGTCATGATGGTGCTGGCATcgggcgctgtggagagggcccaccgggcagtcgcaGAGCATCCCGGCGTGCCCGCTTGGTCTCgttcgtctgacacagcagggcggtaggtGGGGCGCCTTGGGAGTTGCGATgctatcctgaggcgcgccggatgatgcaggatgggacccatgcattaaatgtccccacgcccttctgccaggatgtggcagggactgacaccgagcgtggcaggagcagttggaagtgacaaaccacgcgccctcttaaatgcggcatcaggccttttacaggctgacacctcaccgctggacccctgtgggggccaccgaagAAGGatttcttgggccgtcggggaacccagtgctcgggggtcactgttcacatccccgagcactctctcctggaaacgccctctcttggtcctcgggggaaccgagtgctcggagactgcggatggcccagagactgcggatggggccttcgtcttcatcgaggctgaacccagcaccgacgccacgtggcgtaattttaggcgctggcctctccagcccaggcttctggtacggcccaacggggagccgaacggacgcgcgtccagccgactcccgaggctTGTGATAACGAGGTAGGCGGCGCGTCTGGCAACTGCgcagatcgagggtagtgcgcctggTGCTCGCGTCGGCCGAGGAATTTCGTCTCGCCGAACGCACCGCGACAGGTGTCGTTTGAAATCCCGAAGATATAAAAGGGAGAGGGGAgtgaaccgcccccctctttacaccATCTTCGCGATCAAGTcttcgccttcttcttcctccttgcgCTCCAGAGCTTTCGCCCTCTCTCCGGCCCGCAACACATCCTTCCTCCCCACTATTCagaggcctataaatagatgggtaGGTCTTTGTGGGAGGGCTATTTTAGAGTTGTAAACTAGGGTTTTAGAATGgtgagaggagtgcttagctcATGTATTATGTTAGAGCTTTTGTCAGCGAAAAACTTTTGTAATCTGCcgaaaatagggctgacctttgCAAccaatgaagtttatgtttcctcatatgcttgtgttcatctccttctagttttcctctattgtcCACCTTGTTTTGCTTGCGAGTTTTTTAGTTTTCGTCGAAGTTTTCATTTTGGCtgttgagctaaaatttttCCACATTATGAAGTTCTTCTTCAagttactagaggcataaaattcatattcaaagttggtcttgaattcccttacctctagatcatcaacttggagaagtTTTCTTCCGGTGATCTTTGCTTTGTATCTAAGGCGTCTTTCTTcaaagttgctatcttttgtggTAATAACTTGTGGAATGAGATCTagtggaacctagagttcatttaCTTCCATGGGAGTCATGTTCTTCTATTGAGATTTCTATAGCAACTAATTTCTCTCCGATTTTACTTTCGCTCTTagttttgaggtacgttgggtgaccaaaataggagaagcctatcaaaaaaatttgtaagacgtctattcaccaTCCTTCTAGTCACCATTCTCAGTCCTACAGTTTGTGACAATTAACACAGATGGGTTTAAAAATAACCCGTGTGTGACTCTTATTACTCACAAACGGGTTTAAACAAACACCGTTTGTGACTCTTACTATGTAGAGATGGTTATCTAGAAAATTCGTCTTTGTGTAAGTGTATTGTAGACGGTTTTGAAACCATATGTATCAAGGTCTCTGTGTAAGTGTATTGTAGACGGTTTTGCTGAGACATAacctacactactacagaactagtctTAAGTGTCGcctcatcagtgctggtttagttaaaactagcactgataagGTATCAATGCTGGTTGGTAGTAAAACCAAGCATCAATCCATCCATTTAGAtaaaaactggcactaataaCTAGTATCAGTGTGGTTATTATTaggaatcggcactgatacttattaggaaccggcactgatactatcagtgctggttcctattaagaaccggcactcaTACTACGATCGGACCCAAAAATTTTATGAAATAGAATTTTGGATCGCGATCTGGTGTCCGCTCGGTTCGGTCCACCTTATCCTCTCACTCTCTCGCGTCCTCACTCCTTGTCCTCTTGCTCTTTCACCATCAgtctctcctcttcctctatCCTCCCTCGTGGACCACTCCACCGCTAGCGACCGACAGGCCATGGAAGTGGCCGTCCTCGTGCTCCCTCGTGGACCATGTGCGGTACGGCCGAAGGACCTAagtgtggtggtggtggtagatcCAAGTGCGGTGGCAGCTGAGGGATCCAAGTGCGGTCGGCCGAGGGATCCAAGTGTGGTGGCAGCGGGATCTAGGTGCGATGGAGGCAGCCGAGCGGGCGTGGTGGCCGTCGAGGGATCCAGGCACGGTGGCCGAGCGACGGCAGGATCCAGCATTGTACTCTGGTGGCGGCCTTCGAGTCCCCGCGTTATCTTGATTTGCAGGAGTGCCCGTCAGCGGGAGCGGCATTCAAGCTAGCTTGATTCCGAGCcggctttttttttattctctgaaaataGCAATTGTGTCGGGTggtgaaccggcactgatagtagccAACTATCAGTACCGTGTATGGAGTGTCGGTTGAAAAACCGGTACTGAAGCTATTTTTCAACTGGCACTCATATGCTGTTTTTGCAGTAGTGCTATAACCGTATGTGATATGATTTAAAATTCGTCTGTAATAATTCGTTCTGGGTAGTGGTTTGATATTGTGAATTTGCTAGCAACAATCATGCCCACCTGAACTTATGTAATATGTTCACCAGCTTGACTTATGTAATGTGTTCACCAGCTTACTGCACTAGTGTTGACATCGGTGTTGTCACTTAGTATCCACGTGCACAGCGGCCGAAGGACAGTTAGGAAGCATCTCGTGTCACGCCGCTACTCTTTGGCGTGATAAAATGAGGTTGTTCTTAATTAAAAACTTAGTCTAGAAGAGGTTAATAACAAAAATTAGATGAAAAGGtactaaaataaattaaaaatatatattcctAACTGGGACGATGTAGATCTGTGCTCAGCCAGCCCACGGGCAAGTCACATGTAGACACGGGAATAATCATATGTGGCTCCATGCATGCCGCATCATCTTAAGTTAACCTACCCATTGGATTACACATAAATGTCTTTGGTTTGCCTCAAATCATCCTAGACCAAATCCAGAGTCTAGAATGTTTATCAGCATCCTAAACTTATGCACAATGACCAATTTCTAAATGTTTTACGAAATATAACTTTTTGCACCATTCAACAACTACACCATTCAACAACTACACCATGCAACTTAGCTCGATCTGAACATTTTAAGCTTTCTGTTTTAAGATTTCAACCAGAACTGAGCGACGTTCGTATGGTCTAAGAAATTTCATCATTTGATTCGTcagtttatttttctcaaatggTGAAAAATTGGGATACCATGATATTCTCCTGGATAGGGACTAAACAACTTTTCTTAGTATAATAGGGAAAAAATGTGGAGACTCTCTGCCAAACCATCGAATTCATTTTTTAGGAACAACTACTCTGCCAAACGAATTTAATTAATTGCAACACATAATTGTATTTATTACCTTTATTAACTCCAATGCAAAGACAAGAAAGCTCGTCGACGAACTCGCACTTGTACAACACTTCGAAATAGGAAATGGGGAAAAATAACGTCAATTACATGCGCTCAAAAGAGCTAGCTAGGTTTCTAGTACAACATACGTGAATTTCGTCGTCGTTAAGGGTAGACCTCAATAACCGAAATACACGTGAGGAACAAGCTATGCATCTCTTCGGTCTCGGCGACGTTCCTGTCACGCGGTCCAGACCCCAGCACCATCTCCGTGATTATCACCTTGCCTCCAGCATCTCTCGCAGGGATTGCATCCTTGCAACGTCTGAGGATCTTGACACAATCGTCCTCGCCCCAACAATGCAGGACATACTAGGAAAAGGAACACAAGAGCACAAGATATTAGTTTTATCGATCTTAAGGAAAGCAGTgtatggatgcatgcatgctcacCATCATTTGCAGCAGGTACATATATGTTGGGAGACCACTCAGACCATACACATATTAAGAGCATATACCTTGAGTAAAACAGCATCTGCTGGTGGAATAGACTCGAACATGTTGCCGGCGATGAACTGCACGCTGCCATCAGCTATGGGAGCGTCTGCGACGACGTGGGGGAGATCCATCACGGCGCACTTGATGTTCGGGAACGCCGTGGCGACGGCCTTCGCGAACGAGCCgtggcccccgccgacgtcaaCCAGCGAGGTCAGGCCGTGGAAGACGTCGCCGTGGTCGCTAAGAACGGCCTCGATCAGGAGCTGGCTCTCGGCGAAAGCCGCGTCGTTCATCGTGTCGTCGTCGGCGTTCGCGGGGTCCCACCTGGAGCGGCCGTGCGTCAGCTCGAAGAGCGACTTCGGGGCGTCCGGCGCAGGCGCGGTCCTGAGCCACGCGGGCATGTCGAAGAACGGGGTCACAGAGACAGGGCCGGCCTCGAAGCGCACAATGTTGGACAGGCCGCGCGGGCCGACGACGAGGCTTGACGCTGCGGTGAGAGTGTACACGACCTCGCCGTCCGCGGTGGTGGCCGCGCCGAACAGGCCGGACGTGGTTAGCAGCTTCATCAGGCACCGGAGATCGGGGATCCTGGTCGCATGCACCCCCGTGTCGGCGGCGATGCAGGAGAGGGTGGCTGCACCACCACGGCGGTGGATGGCGTCGGGGATGCCGAGATCCACGACACACTTGAGCGCCATCGGCTTGATGAAGCTGAAAACGTGGTGGTAGAGCAGGGCGAATGCTCCGACCATGTCCTCATGAGAGCTCACTTCTTCGGTTTCATGGACGAGCGCCATTCTTACTTTACTGCAGAGCAGCCTGTGTGTGTAACTGTGTAGTATGTGTATATACTGTGTAGTACTGTACTAGTGCTAGCTCAGGTTGGCTTTACCAGCCAAATACGCTGGTATTTATAGAGGATTTGTGATGtactcaattttgttttattctGACATGGACTACGTATGTACGAATTCTGGTAGTTGACAATATTAACTATGCATATATTGTACATgtgttttgttttgatttttctaTTCCTCAGTCACCTAAACACTTTCTTATAATTAATTTCTAGTGCTAGAGTTACCTAAGTCTGCAGGACACATAGACTAAACCTGCAAAACGTGTAGCTTAAACTTACACTAATTAAGCAGTGTGTAATTCAGTAGAATTTTACTgcagattttttatttagtttgttTCTATATTTGTAGTGCTTCACCAAGATGTAGATTATTGTTCTACATATTTATACCGGTTCACCAAACTTGCAAATTTCGTTTATGTTTAAAACGGAACCTTTTCCTTTCCACTCCCAAAAGAATAAGGATGTCAGATGTTGAATATGTTGATCTTGTTGTTGAATAAAGTGAACTGCTTATAGATAAGAAAGAATCAGTCACCTTATAAATATGCATgccttttttattattttatatcattcccaattcctttttctttagTCTCGATAACTTTATTATTTAGgtatttttctaatattcaaaATAGTTATATTCTCGAATATAAACTAAGTGTTGATCATTTATTTCATTATTAAAATAACTCAAACACTGCAGGTTTGGATTGCAGGAGCTACGTACGGTCGTAATTGCCGTGCATCTGGTAGATCCTTGTGTTGGACTATTCCAAGGTTGAAAGTTTCTCTTTTTTGAAGAGGCACGTGGAAGGTTTGGTCCGCTATATACGGTTTTGTTCAAAGCGGACATTTTTGGCTAGGTACGTGTGGTGACTTATTTTCCATTGCATGCTGACTCATCCAGAGCTGTAATAGATAATGCGGATTGGACGATCAAGGTCTTCTAATTggcatagatatatatatacataaaaagAAGATAGATCGATTGCAGGGCATAATAAAGTGCGAGAAAAGCTTACGACCAACAAACACTATGTCAAAAAAAGATAAATGAGATACAAAATTAATAGCAGGTCATAGTTATGATCAATTATTGACGATGACTCAATAGTGATGGGTTAGCCTGGACTAGTCATAAGTTATGGATCAAATTCTGACCTATCATTTATTACTTATTATCAGTGATAGGTTATCCAgggtcagtcataagtgatgtgtcagttataacccatcactagtgaccaactcatcagtgatgggtcatcctataGAGACGGattaagttgtgacccgtcactaataatcagTTTGATGAAACAGAGTAGATGGCGGTTATGGATATAAACGTGAGTTCCAAAAGCAGTGCAAAAACTTCAGGTTGTGAAAACTCAATCTTTCAGGCCGTTTTTGGATTCAAAAATTTTGTCAAACTCGATAAAGTCagggagaaatggatgtaactttttctgtagatgttcatagagtcaaaaaatattgaaaatcggagtccgtatgcaaaagttattcCCATTTTACTAAAGGCGCTCCAGATCACTTATTTGAAACATTCGttatattgcttatttcaattctGCAGCTGCTTTAGGTCGAAGTGAATAGCTCAAAACTTCAATCCCACTCTGTGATTCCAAAACTTTGAATTGAACTATTAAAAGTGTTTTTATTTGATCTTAAGCTCTAGAGCAACTTGTAATTTAAATTAGTAAcatggtcataggtgacgggttataactgtAACCTATCACGACCCGTCTCCTATGACCTTTAGTAACAAAGGTTagaaggataaaatatccgctTCCTATCACAACAACGTAATAGTTGAGGTGGTAGGGTAGAGCATGAGGGGAGGTGGCGGGTTCGATTCTCATAGAACGCAAAGACTGAAAGCTATTTGAAAAATGGTATGACTTGTGgggcatatgcgatgggccCATGTGTTGggtggctcgggtgaaaaaaaaatatttttgaacttttttcttGTCACAAAACGTGAAAATATCATATGTGACAAGTCACTGTTACGACCGGTCACTTATGActttcattagtgacgggtcaatttgtcacccgtcacctgtgactcatcagtgacgtgttcgGGGTGATAGATgcaagacccatcactaatgacggtcacCATCCGTCACTCATGgccttttttcacatagtgaaaTCCATATGTAGTTTGTTACATCTATACCGTCCATAGACGTTAGAAAACTCAATGACCAATTTTGCGTAAGCTATCAAGTTAGAGCTGCATTCACAAAACTAATTAGCTATATCTTATAAATATATAGGTGTGCATGATTTAATATCATTACGTGAAAATGGTCTTTAGTGATGGATGATAACCGTTATAGATGACGAGTCCCGCACTCGTCACCCTGAATGTATCGCTGATGACTAGCCATCGGTAACAAGATCATAACTCGTCACCGAtgaccacattagtgacggctcaTAACCATGACTCGCCACTTATGACAAGTAACGGGTCAAAATCTTGACCTGgcactaatgactgatgaacGTTTTTCGTTTTTTTGgacacgaaaaaagtcaaaaaaaattcacccgagccatcccaatgcaggggccatcaccactcgtcacatgtcacttgctattttttgcAATATTTTATACTCTGCGTTTCGTGGGTATCAAAGCCGCGACCTCCCATCGCGCGCATAACCCCCTTCCCACCACACCCTCGTGTACATTGTGATgaaatcggatattttatccttttaaccttttcttACTGAAGGTTATAaatgacgggtcgtaatcttgacccgtcactaatgactgtttTTGTCAAAAGTGATCCGGAGTGTCTTCAGTAAAATgatcataacttttgcatatagactccgattttgacattttttgactctacggatatctaaaGAAAAAGTTACATTTGTTTCCTCCTGACCTTGTCGGGTTCGGCAAATTTCTGCtaggaagattgagttctcgccccctgATGTTCCTGCACTATTTTTAGAATGTgtatttgtgtccatagctacaatctcttacatcaaacttgagcagaaatatataaTAGTTCTTATTTTAGTGacgctgaggtgagaaaaaaataagagaaaaaaataaaataaaaatatttgtccCTACTACACCGTCGTACTGTACACCAGTTTTGTTCCATGTATGAATGGAAATTCCTGAAATAGGCTAAACataagttgtaacttgttaatgCATTTTTATGTAACTATTTGTAGTCTCATACCTCTTTGGTTTGAATCTTAGCTATAGCATGGTTATAAATTTAGTGTTTACATTTGTGCTTTTATGCGTAAATATTCAGCTACAGCATGGTTGTAACCTTTCTGCACAATACTTTCAGATCTGCACAATacatttagttttttattaggcaaattaagtaagaaaagatagtcataagtgacgggtcataacttatGACTAGCCCAGAGACGACCTGTCAGTTATTTAGCCActtcatccatcactaatgtaaTCAATGACGGGTAACTTTATGACCTATTACTGGTGAGctgtcataagtgataggtcatgaTCTGACCCCGATCCCAGGCTAAATAAGTGACCGGTCGTAACaggacctgtcacttatgactcttaaGTGACAGGTCTTGGcgacccgtcatttatgtaGTGTCTACTTTATCTATTTTCATATAGTGTATCCACTAGGGCTATTAACATGCTTGTAagacactatatatatatatatatatatatatatatatatatatatatatatatatatatatatatatatatatcacatctCAATCTAATTTTCTTCATGTTCTCTAGTACATGCTTATAAAGTCAGTACCATATCGGACATGTTTTTTAATGTTAAACGCACTCGCACTCACGTATATATAAATAAGTGAGCATCAGACTTAAACATAATTTGGGTGAAATCAAAATCCCACGATTACTCCATCTATCCCATCGAGAGGTAGGCATCAACATGCGATCAGTTTCCTTATATGCAAgattcaaacaagtaatgacAGAACAAAAATGATGAATCAATTTCCTTATCCAGAATAtgatatgctaatcaatctcTGAACTTACAGTAGCACACCATccagggatcaaattataataggtagccCACTATAGaaacaacacaagaaatatgtctCGGTATACAAGTACAGACCAGCAAGAACCATCAACAAGTCTCACCAGAGGCTACAACAAATTTTAGACAACTAGAGAATCATAGGTCTAATTTATTGTATTCAGTAAATTACCCAGTCTCAGTGTATCAATTCATCATCTAGCAAGGGTAATATGTACTGGTACTCTCCAGAACAGAAGAGGGGAAATACTCACAAGCATCATTTGAGCACACGAAAGGACCTaggcagcatctgttcttatcatttgaacacacaaaaggaccgatGCAGCATAtgtgttcttatcatttgaacacacaaaaggactgaggcagcatatctgttcttatcatttaaacacacaaaaggaccacaagcagcattTGTTCTTATCGTTTAAACACACAAAGGGACCACAAGTAGAATCttttcttatcattttaacacagAAAAGGACCAACACACAAGTatatattcttatcatttgaacacacaagcagCCGACCATGAATCAATACGAACTTGCACTGAAACCCTAGAATCGaaggggagaagaagacgaaggGGGAGCCGGGAGGCCTACCTTGACATTGGGGTGGTTGTCCACAGTGACGGCGGCGGTGGACAAGGGTGAAGGGCACGGCAACGCGGGCTCCTCGGTGTCGGGGTGCTCGTCAGGGTGGAGGAagtgggctcctcggcgtcagGGTGGTGGTCCTTGGTCACAACGGCTATGGACGAGGGCGCAGTGCATTGCAGCAtgggcggcgagctcctcgatgtgggggtggtggtcctcggcgATGGTGGCGGTGGACGACGACGCCGGGCATGGCAGCACTGGCTCCTCGATGTCGGGAAGCAATTCGGCGGAGGGCATAGGCTAGGAAGGATTTTCTAAGTGTTAGGGAGCGCATGCGTCGAGCacttttataggggaggactttcatTGTCGGCTCAAGATGaagaccggcagtgaaaggtgATCTTTATTGCTGGCTCAATAGGACAACTGACAATGAAACATATTTTACTGCcggcccaagaagtccaccgacagtgaaacaaCTTCCATTGCTGGTCAAATATGTTCACgggtagtgaaaccccttttaCTGCAGGTCCGGGGtgtaaaaaatttgttttagctgcGTGTGCGCCCGCCGAGACTTGAACCCACGGCCTACTCCAAGTGAGACCGAACAATTAAATTGAtgcgctactcaagtgttttcaaatgagtttgtactatctatgttTATTAACATTCCTTGACCTAAAATCagaatatatatttatttatatttgaacttgctatataccaaaattaagttttgtatatacctaaatttcatggttcaattttctaattcaataaaaaagttaaaataaatatgttcacacctaagtttctatattagggcttgctatatatcttaatttcattaataaatattataaatcattaaaaattgaaaatgaatatgctcataactatagctaatgtaaatcatgtaatatgcaaatagcaatatgctagtgctattgctaattcattaaaaataaaaaatagtaatacatagcaatagcgcttatgctattgctaattcattaaaaatcataaatcaatatgctcaataataaagacatcttccatcATAAACTATAAATTcaagcttccataacataagtgaggtataattgcatctaaaacaaattcatacatagtaattaatataatttagctactttgtcttaacgattcgcccttcattatgatcacaacATACATATGGAGGTTCGTCAATATCTTCCATGCGACCTAGATCGAAGTCCTCTTCGAAATGAGGTAgtgcatcgaattgattgtagtcttcctcgtcaacgacATTCTCCACTCTAACAATCCTCCTTTTTCTTTGAAGAGCCACGTGACGCACCTCCTTGTTAGCCAGGTCTGATGAgtttttgttggtgccatccctggaaaatttctttattattcaacccttacatgGATATACATATAGagataacttatcaaaattaaacatcaCATTCACTCTCGGGATCAACCTCATAACACTCCGCGACGTCGTTCTCTGAAGAGCAATAAAGTGCATcaaaatgagaatgaatgaaatgtcatgagatgtgatccaaaCGACATGAAATTTTGTAGAGATGTAGTGCATGATTTTATGAATGTagtagaggaagaatcacatgaattggagttcatttgcccacttaattaaccaacttacatgcttgctatttttaaataaaaaattatatgaggtagttcaaacaaactcacatgagggaagtactcaacatggcaaaaggtatttttactaCGTAAGGTATACATAGTGAAGACcaaacaaaattagttttatattttatgatttttattaattcctgtagaaattaatcaagtttagaagacttaatcaagattaacaaagaattagttCTATACAagcatttcatgcttgaaatatatttttcctatacagagcatgacaaaataagattaatgaagttggattgaccaattttggatatttcaagatttaattatggattaacaagttacaacaaatttaataaaatagaggtacTTTAGTGGACATTTCATGcatacatgtatttttatcatgtagatcatgacaaaacaaaactaaaaaaacttagtttcatattttttggagctctagatatttttctacaaattatagattatttcagccgatttatcaatacaactaatattcatttcggcatttttctggattttctgaTTTTGACCAGTTGGTAGCAGCCAACAGCGGCGGAGCTTGGCTGGGGAGGGGTGCCAAAATGCTGAACTCACTATGGCGAACTCGTTTGATGGGTCGGTGGCGGCATGTATGGTGGCAAGCATGGCCGATGGTGACCATGGCAAGCGGCAGAGCTaggccgatggtggtggcaTGCTGCAAAGGGAGAGAGTGAAAGGGAAGGGAGCAATGAGGTTCCCTGGACCGCGGTGAAGCTCACCGTGTGTTCATCTCGGGCAGAGGCGGCTCATGGCTCGGAGTTTGTCGGTGAGGTGGGCGAGCTTACAGTGGCAACCGGTGGAGCACTAGGCTGACGACAGGCTACAATCGAACTAGCATGCGTAAAAGATTGGGTATGGCACTGTGAAGCTCACCGAGCGATGAAATTGGACGGAGAGCGCTTAGAAGCGGTGATGCATCTGTGAGGGCGACGAAGATCATCGGGGATGGTGttgtgctcgggcttggggGAGGGCTATTTTTTTATACTATacacatcactgccgactcatcccaccagccggcagtgatatccagctatcactgccggtcagtGGCTTACGCCAGCAGTGATGAGGCGGCtgagcatcactgccggctcaagccatcaGCCAGTAGTGATTCCccttatcattgttggttcataaGACACGATGGTTGGTTCTTCCTACATGGCctacgaactggcagtgatgcccccaTCTCTGTCGGCCCATCAGGAACTGGCCGTGATGGGCTGGCATATAAGtccggttctgtagtagtgtgggGAGATGAGGAAACGCGGCCGTGATCGGTGATGCTCGAGAGATGGGGAGACAGTTAAGACTTCTCGAGGGATAGAGATGGTCGAAGTGGCGATGGTGACCATCGCACCACTTCGATCGCCACTACACATCGGGATCAATTTCTGAAGAGTGAAGTGAGATGAGGAGCGGAGTGAGAGACAGGCTTGTGATTTATAGaaggattatcactgctagtttggAATACGAAGTGGTAGTGATaaggattatcattgtcggttcgtaaAGACTCAATCATTGATATGTCGATGAGCT is part of the Phragmites australis chromosome 12, lpPhrAust1.1, whole genome shotgun sequence genome and harbors:
- the LOC133886427 gene encoding acetylserotonin O-methyltransferase 3-like produces the protein MALVHETEEVSSHEDMVGAFALLYHHVFSFIKPMALKCVVDLGIPDAIHRRGGAATLSCIAADTGVHATRIPDLRCLMKLLTTSGLFGAATTADGEVVYTLTAASSLVVGPRGLSNIVRFEAGPVSVTPFFDMPAWLRTAPAPDAPKSLFELTHGRSRWDPANADDDTMNDAAFAESQLLIEAVLSDHGDVFHGLTSLVDVGGGHGSFAKAVATAFPNIKCAVMDLPHVVADAPIADGSVQFIAGNMFESIPPADAVLLKYVLHCWGEDDCVKILRRCKDAIPARDAGGKVIITEMVLGSGPRDRNVAETEEMHSLFLTCISVIEVYP